The DNA sequence AGCTTCGTCGGGTCGGTCGTCGCCCTTTCCATCACTCGGGAACTGGGGCCGGTGTTTGCCGGGCTCATGGTCTCCGGCCGCGTCGGCGCCGCGATGGCGGCGGAGCTGGGGACGATGAAGGTGACCGAGCAGATCGACGCCCTGGTCACCCTAGCCACCAACCCGGTCAAGTACCTCGTGGTGCCGCGCGTGGTGGCCGCGACGATCGTCCTCCCGGTGCTCGTCGTATTCGCGGACCTGCTGGGGATCGTCGGCGGCTACTTCGTCTCCGTCCACCTGATGGGCGCCAACCCGTACGTGTACATGGCCAAGACGTACCAGTATCTCGAGTTCAAGGACATCTACACGGGGCTGATCAAGGCCTCGGTCTTCGGGACGCTGATCGCCCTCATCTCGTGCCACCACGGATTCGTGGCGCAGGGGGGCGCGGAGGGGGTCGGCCGGGCGACCACGCGGGCCGTCGTGGCGTCCTCCATGATGGTGCTCATCTCGGACTACTTCATGACGTCGTTCATGTTCTGACGGGAAAGGGCCGAAGCCGGAGTGATCGCGATCACGGGTTTGACCAAACGCTTCGGGAAGAAGGTGGTCCTCGACGGCCTCGAACTGACCGTGCCGAAGGGGAAGAACACCGTCGTCATCGGAGGAAGCGGCACCGGCAAGTCGGTCCTCATCAAGTGCGCGGTGGGGCTGCTTCGCCCGGACGCGGGGGAGATCCGGATCGACGGCCAGGACATCATCCGGATGGACGAGCGGGAGCTGGTCCGGGTCCGCCGCAGGTTCGGCATGCTCTTCCAGGGAGCGGCCCTGTTCGACTCGATGGACGTGGGGGAGAACGTGGCGTTCGTCCTGCGGCGCCTGAAGATGTACCCGGAGAGCCAGATCCGGGAGGTGGTGGAAGAGAAGC is a window from the Deltaproteobacteria bacterium genome containing:
- a CDS encoding ABC transporter permease, with product MVLDLGAIFTLFVQVVSSAVRPPSEIRNIVKQMEEVGIRSMPVVLVTATFTGMVLALQSYSGFQRFGATSFVGSVVALSITRELGPVFAGLMVSGRVGAAMAAELGTMKVTEQIDALVTLATNPVKYLVVPRVVAATIVLPVLVVFADLLGIVGGYFVSVHLMGANPYVYMAKTYQYLEFKDIYTGLIKASVFGTLIALISCHHGFVAQGGAEGVGRATTRAVVASSMMVLISDYFMTSFMF